The following are encoded in a window of Arvicanthis niloticus isolate mArvNil1 chromosome 1, mArvNil1.pat.X, whole genome shotgun sequence genomic DNA:
- the Eri2 gene encoding ERI1 exoribonuclease 2 isoform X1 encodes MATKRLARRLGLIRRKSVTPASGNPGGSRFKQLYDYLIVIDFESTCWSDGKHHNSPEIIEFPAVLLSTATGEIESEFHAYVQPQEHPILSEFCTELTGIKQAQVDEGVPLKICLSQFCKWIHKLQQQKKISFVTGDSEPSPSEVKLCAFVTWSDWDLGVCLEYECRRKQLLKPVFLNSWIDLRATYKLFYKRKPKGLSGALQEVGIEFSGREHSGLDDSRNTALLAWKMIRDGCLMKITRSLNKVLTKKNTKILARNLCTDQVEEASACNISIQGPSIYQKEPQSTVNTKENAQMNSVCVNSCVKDQLQLKSNMKADLYNIKHSLPLFTTKSSTSVEQLRSPTVTPSLYIQKPSHSVQLASNDSSKSSTLNSNLVLVSTTIPSVNLVSDVEMGHTFDCLPMLAEWEDVVLLPASQAELGADCMPPISDINVDISFNSVERSLVSGEPETLSYENFEDLKETPQNSETSKSIVYKSPHSTVYNVKGAKHKASSDASVFKLPECKPFPFTSVHANASHPSVLRTQPLLSGGTKRNSFSPPAFPRAKKQTFTIHEEKSTSSICSPGTTCKVSPSVLTSTVNLQELWKTGKMTPPLCKCGRRSKRLIVSNNGPNHGKAFYCCPVGKYQEDRKCCGYFKWEQTLQKERTNGKALPHSSKGLTFSSPETSHIHDRNLSFPVKNSLRLRPSMRH; translated from the exons ATGGCGACCAAGCGGCTGGCGCG GCGGCTTGGATTAATTAGGAGAAAGTCAGTTACACCAGCAAGTGGAAATCCAGGAGGAAGCAGATTCA AACAGTTGTATGACTACTTAATTGTCATTGATTTTGAGTCTACATGCTGGAGTGATGGGAAGCACCACAATAGCCCTGAAATAA TTGAATTTCCAgcagttttgttgagtacagcAACTGGAGAGATTGAATCTGAGTTTCATGCTTATGTCCAGCCTCAAGAACATCCAATTCTTTCTGAATTTTGCACAGAACTGACAGGGATAAAACAG GCTCAGGTTGATGAAGGAGTCCCCCTGAAGATTTGCTTATCCCAGTTCTGTAAATGGATTCATAAGCTTCAGCAGCAGAAGAAAATCAGTTTTGTCACTGGGGATTCAGAGCCTTCTCCTTCTGAAGTGAAACTGTGTGCTTTTGTTACTTGGTCAG ACTGGGACTTGGGCGTTTGCCTAGAGTATGAGTGTAGAAGAAAGCAGCTGTTAAAACCTGTGTTCTTAAATTCTTGGATTGACCTCAGAGCAACTTACAAG CTTTTTTATAAGAGAAAACCCAAAGGACTGAGTGGTGCCTTGCAGGAAGTGGGAATAGAATTTTCAGGCCGAGAACATTCTG gcTTAGATGATTCTCGGAACACTGCTCTTCTTGCTTGGAAAATGATCAGGGATGGTTGCCTAATGAAAATTACCAGGTCCTTGAACAAG GTTCTCACTAAGAAGAATACCAAGATTTTGGCCAGAAATTTGTGTACAGATCAAGTTGAAGAAGCATCTGCCTGCAACATTAGCATCCAGGGTCCCAGCATATATCAAAAGGAGCCCCAAAGTACAgtaaatacaaaggaaaatgCTCAAATGAATTCAGTTTGTGTGAATTCCTGTGTAAAGGACCAATTACAGTTAAAAAGCAACATGAAAGCAGATCTTTACAATATCAAACATAGCTTGCCTCTTTTCACTACCAAGTCCTCCACGTCTGTAGAACAACTGCGTTCTCCCACGGTAACTCCATCTCTCTATATACAGAAGCCAAGTCACAGTGTTCAGCTTGCATCAAATGACAGCTCAAAGTCCTCAACACTTAACTCCAACCTGGTGCTTGTATCTACAACCATCCCGTCTGTTAATCTTGTTTCTGATGTAGAAATGGGTCATACTTTTGACTGTTTACCAATGTTGGCTGAGTGGGAAGATGTAGTTTTACTGCCAGCATCTCAGGCTGAGTTAGGTGCAGACTGTATGCCTCCTATTAGTGACATAAATGTGgatatttcttttaattctgtAGAGAGATCATTGGTTTCAGGAGAACCAGAAACCCTTAGTTATGAAAACTTTGAAGACCTTAAGGAAACTCCTCAAAACTCTGAGACATCTAAGTCTATTGTGTATAAGAGTCCTCACAGTACAGTCTATAATGTAAAAGGAGCCAAGCACAAAGCAAGTTCGGATGCCTCGGTTTTTAAGTTACCCGAATGCAAACCATTTCCTTTCACCAGTGTTCATGCGAATGCATCGCATCCTTCAGTTCTGAGGACACAGCCTCTCCTTTCAGGTGGTACTAAAAGGAATTCATTTAGTCCTCCAGCTTTCCCACGAGCCAAAAAGCAGACCTTCACTATTCATGAAGAAAAGTCGACATCATCTATTTGCTCTCCAGGAACAACTTGTAAAGTTTCTCCCTCTGTATTAACATCCACAGTTAATCTACAAGAGCTTTGGAAGACTGGAAAGATGACACCCCCTTTATGCAAGTGTGGCAGAAGATCTAAGCGGCTTATTGTTTCTAATAATGGGCCAAACCATGGGAAAGCCTTCTATTGTTGCCCTGTTGGGAAATaccaagaagacagaaaatgctgTGGTTATTTTAAATGGGAACAAACActtcaaaaagaaagaaccaatggcaaagctctacctCATTCCTCAAAAGGACTCACTTTCAGCTCTCCAGAAACAAGCCATATTCATGACAGAAATTTAAGTTTTCCTGTTAAAAATTCTTTACGACTCAGACCTTCAATGAGACATTGA
- the Eri2 gene encoding ERI1 exoribonuclease 2 isoform X2, with protein MIRDGCLMKITRSLNKVLTKKNTKILARNLCTDQVEEASACNISIQGPSIYQKEPQSTVNTKENAQMNSVCVNSCVKDQLQLKSNMKADLYNIKHSLPLFTTKSSTSVEQLRSPTVTPSLYIQKPSHSVQLASNDSSKSSTLNSNLVLVSTTIPSVNLVSDVEMGHTFDCLPMLAEWEDVVLLPASQAELGADCMPPISDINVDISFNSVERSLVSGEPETLSYENFEDLKETPQNSETSKSIVYKSPHSTVYNVKGAKHKASSDASVFKLPECKPFPFTSVHANASHPSVLRTQPLLSGGTKRNSFSPPAFPRAKKQTFTIHEEKSTSSICSPGTTCKVSPSVLTSTVNLQELWKTGKMTPPLCKCGRRSKRLIVSNNGPNHGKAFYCCPVGKYQEDRKCCGYFKWEQTLQKERTNGKALPHSSKGLTFSSPETSHIHDRNLSFPVKNSLRLRPSMRH; from the exons ATGATCAGGGATGGTTGCCTAATGAAAATTACCAGGTCCTTGAACAAG GTTCTCACTAAGAAGAATACCAAGATTTTGGCCAGAAATTTGTGTACAGATCAAGTTGAAGAAGCATCTGCCTGCAACATTAGCATCCAGGGTCCCAGCATATATCAAAAGGAGCCCCAAAGTACAgtaaatacaaaggaaaatgCTCAAATGAATTCAGTTTGTGTGAATTCCTGTGTAAAGGACCAATTACAGTTAAAAAGCAACATGAAAGCAGATCTTTACAATATCAAACATAGCTTGCCTCTTTTCACTACCAAGTCCTCCACGTCTGTAGAACAACTGCGTTCTCCCACGGTAACTCCATCTCTCTATATACAGAAGCCAAGTCACAGTGTTCAGCTTGCATCAAATGACAGCTCAAAGTCCTCAACACTTAACTCCAACCTGGTGCTTGTATCTACAACCATCCCGTCTGTTAATCTTGTTTCTGATGTAGAAATGGGTCATACTTTTGACTGTTTACCAATGTTGGCTGAGTGGGAAGATGTAGTTTTACTGCCAGCATCTCAGGCTGAGTTAGGTGCAGACTGTATGCCTCCTATTAGTGACATAAATGTGgatatttcttttaattctgtAGAGAGATCATTGGTTTCAGGAGAACCAGAAACCCTTAGTTATGAAAACTTTGAAGACCTTAAGGAAACTCCTCAAAACTCTGAGACATCTAAGTCTATTGTGTATAAGAGTCCTCACAGTACAGTCTATAATGTAAAAGGAGCCAAGCACAAAGCAAGTTCGGATGCCTCGGTTTTTAAGTTACCCGAATGCAAACCATTTCCTTTCACCAGTGTTCATGCGAATGCATCGCATCCTTCAGTTCTGAGGACACAGCCTCTCCTTTCAGGTGGTACTAAAAGGAATTCATTTAGTCCTCCAGCTTTCCCACGAGCCAAAAAGCAGACCTTCACTATTCATGAAGAAAAGTCGACATCATCTATTTGCTCTCCAGGAACAACTTGTAAAGTTTCTCCCTCTGTATTAACATCCACAGTTAATCTACAAGAGCTTTGGAAGACTGGAAAGATGACACCCCCTTTATGCAAGTGTGGCAGAAGATCTAAGCGGCTTATTGTTTCTAATAATGGGCCAAACCATGGGAAAGCCTTCTATTGTTGCCCTGTTGGGAAATaccaagaagacagaaaatgctgTGGTTATTTTAAATGGGAACAAACActtcaaaaagaaagaaccaatggcaaagctctacctCATTCCTCAAAAGGACTCACTTTCAGCTCTCCAGAAACAAGCCATATTCATGACAGAAATTTAAGTTTTCCTGTTAAAAATTCTTTACGACTCAGACCTTCAATGAGACATTGA